The Leclercia sp. S52 genome has a segment encoding these proteins:
- a CDS encoding aldo/keto reductase, whose protein sequence is MKSQNAPTMPERRKLLVAGAGIAAASLIPHVSAASQSSQVDSSRQSSQRNAAPGKRKLGKLEVSAVGLGVQNMSRKYDTSVPWRPEMINVIHRAFDEGVTFFDAAEAYGPFEVEKILGEGVAPFRDKIVIATKFGWNIDQQTGKRLPGLNSRPEHIRQVVDNMLKRLRTDRIDLLYQHRVDPQIPIEDVAGVVKDLMGQGKVLHWGLSEMGINTLRRAHAALPVTAVQSEYSMLWRGPEKQALPVCEELGIGFVPWSPLGVQFLTGWIDENTRFAAGDFRATETRFSPDNLPHNLQLVELLKSWAIRKNAAPGQIALAWLLARKAWIVPIPGTTNKDHMLQNTAATTVLLTSAEMTELTRSLDAITIQGQRLPDAVQVYSDVEAPMKS, encoded by the coding sequence ATGAAAAGCCAGAATGCCCCAACAATGCCAGAGCGGCGCAAGCTATTAGTCGCCGGGGCCGGTATTGCCGCCGCCTCGCTGATTCCGCACGTATCAGCGGCGAGCCAATCCTCTCAGGTCGATTCATCCAGACAATCCAGCCAACGCAATGCTGCTCCGGGCAAGCGTAAACTCGGGAAGCTGGAAGTTTCTGCCGTCGGTCTGGGCGTGCAGAACATGAGTCGCAAATACGACACCTCCGTTCCCTGGCGTCCCGAGATGATCAATGTTATCCACCGGGCATTTGATGAAGGGGTAACGTTCTTCGACGCTGCTGAAGCCTACGGCCCGTTTGAAGTCGAAAAAATTCTCGGGGAAGGCGTCGCCCCGTTCAGGGACAAAATCGTTATCGCCACCAAGTTTGGCTGGAACATTGACCAACAGACGGGTAAGCGTCTGCCGGGCCTTAACAGCAGACCTGAGCATATCCGACAGGTCGTCGACAATATGCTCAAACGCCTGCGTACCGATCGTATCGATTTACTGTATCAGCACCGGGTTGATCCTCAGATCCCGATCGAAGATGTCGCCGGTGTGGTTAAGGATTTAATGGGTCAAGGGAAAGTCCTGCACTGGGGTCTGTCTGAAATGGGCATCAACACGTTGAGACGCGCCCATGCCGCATTGCCCGTTACCGCCGTGCAAAGTGAATACTCCATGCTCTGGCGCGGCCCTGAAAAACAGGCGCTTCCGGTGTGTGAAGAGCTGGGCATTGGGTTCGTGCCATGGAGTCCACTCGGCGTGCAGTTTTTAACAGGCTGGATTGATGAGAATACCCGGTTCGCTGCAGGTGATTTCCGCGCGACAGAAACACGCTTCTCGCCTGATAACCTTCCACACAACTTACAGCTGGTTGAGCTACTGAAGTCCTGGGCAATACGAAAAAATGCCGCGCCGGGGCAGATTGCACTGGCATGGCTCCTGGCCCGTAAAGCCTGGATTGTTCCCATCCCTGGCACCACCAATAAAGACCATATGCTGCAAAACACAGCGGCTACCACCGTGTTGCTGACTTCCGCTGAGATGACCGAGCTCACCCGTTCACTGGATGCGATCACTATCCAGGGGCAACGTCTGCCGGATGCCGTGCAGGTTTATTCCGATGTTGAAGCACCAATGAAAAGTTAA
- a CDS encoding flavodoxin has translation MEHDPNRRMLITALAGLTLANVSFASAATGTANVQGKSRVLVVYFSRSGNTRVIAGVIHRSLNTDLFEIEPATPYPEDYFQTVEQAKNERERGVKPALKNSVADISRYETLYLGFPIWGTSVPPVVQTFLSDHNLAGKLIIPFITHGGYGKGDSDNILTRLAPTARREKPLVIECDQERRTTETVTSWLETIRS, from the coding sequence ATGGAGCATGATCCCAACCGCAGAATGTTAATCACCGCACTTGCCGGGCTCACGCTGGCGAACGTTTCTTTTGCCTCAGCTGCGACCGGAACCGCAAACGTACAGGGTAAAAGCCGTGTTCTGGTGGTGTACTTTTCCCGGAGCGGAAATACACGAGTCATTGCGGGCGTCATTCACCGCAGCCTGAATACCGATCTGTTTGAAATCGAACCGGCTACGCCTTATCCAGAAGACTATTTTCAGACCGTTGAACAGGCGAAAAATGAGCGTGAGCGAGGCGTAAAACCGGCATTAAAAAATAGCGTTGCAGATATCTCACGTTACGAGACCCTGTATTTAGGCTTTCCGATCTGGGGGACCAGCGTGCCGCCTGTAGTGCAAACATTTCTCAGCGACCACAACCTTGCGGGCAAGTTAATCATCCCCTTCATTACTCACGGTGGCTACGGCAAAGGAGACAGCGACAACATCCTTACCCGTCTTGCCCCGACTGCACGTCGGGAAAAACCGCTGGTCATTGAATGCGACCAGGAGCGAAGAACCACTGAAACGGTCACCAGCTGGTTAGAGACGATACGCAGCTGA
- a CDS encoding alpha/beta fold hydrolase, translated as MKTLLKTLSVCVIASGLVAQSVYAEPLVIQEQGSFSAGGTIITAPGTFDAKKPLDSAGQTYHGDHASVFYQIPENPHKYPIVMLHGAGQFSRTWESTPDGREGFQNIFLRRGFSTYLVDQPRRGSAGRTTVEGTVTPKPDEQMWFNQFRVGVWPEYFKGVQFSHDKEALNQYFRQMTPNTGPFDINVISDAMSAVVDKSGPAILFTHSQGGGPGWYTAMKNDKVKAIVAFEPGSSFVFPEKELPAPMPSAFDTLKGEPVPMEQFMALTKIPILIIYGDNIPDKPVAMPAQDSWRVRLAMAREWRDVVNKHGGDVTVTHLPEVGIKGNTHFPFSDLNNVQIADLVSKFLKEKDLQ; from the coding sequence TTGAAAACACTTTTAAAAACACTGTCCGTCTGCGTGATAGCGAGTGGCCTGGTGGCTCAGTCGGTATATGCCGAGCCACTGGTCATTCAGGAACAGGGAAGTTTTTCTGCGGGTGGCACTATCATCACCGCACCAGGGACTTTTGACGCGAAAAAGCCGCTGGACTCTGCTGGTCAAACTTATCATGGCGATCATGCGTCTGTGTTCTACCAAATCCCGGAGAATCCGCATAAATACCCTATCGTCATGCTGCACGGCGCAGGTCAGTTCTCCCGTACCTGGGAAAGTACCCCGGATGGTCGCGAAGGGTTCCAGAACATCTTCCTGCGTCGCGGGTTCTCAACTTATCTTGTCGATCAGCCGCGTCGGGGCAGCGCCGGACGTACGACTGTAGAAGGTACTGTTACGCCTAAACCGGATGAACAGATGTGGTTCAATCAGTTCCGCGTTGGCGTGTGGCCAGAGTATTTTAAGGGCGTTCAGTTCTCTCACGACAAAGAAGCACTGAACCAGTATTTCCGTCAGATGACCCCAAATACCGGGCCGTTTGATATCAATGTCATCTCTGATGCGATGTCCGCAGTAGTGGATAAATCTGGCCCCGCTATCCTCTTCACCCACTCTCAGGGTGGCGGACCAGGCTGGTACACGGCGATGAAAAATGACAAGGTCAAAGCCATTGTCGCCTTTGAGCCTGGCAGCAGCTTTGTCTTCCCGGAAAAAGAACTCCCAGCCCCTATGCCAAGCGCGTTCGACACGCTGAAGGGTGAGCCTGTGCCAATGGAGCAGTTTATGGCACTGACCAAAATCCCGATTCTGATTATTTACGGCGATAACATACCGGATAAACCTGTCGCCATGCCTGCGCAGGACAGCTGGCGCGTAAGACTGGCGATGGCGCGTGAGTGGCGTGACGTGGTGAACAAGCATGGCGGGGATGTGACTGTGACGCATCTGCCTGAAGTGGGAATCAAAGGAAATACCCACTTCCCGTTCTCTGATTTAAATAATGTGCAGATTGCTGATTTGGTGAGTAAATTCCTGAAGGAAAAAGATCTGCAGTAG
- a CDS encoding alpha/beta hydrolase produces the protein MLLTAMAGVTSVNAADYKKNPFTLVYNGAITENVKGKVNIHPVKYDLHGIQIAANVYTPANYDPAKKYPAVVVAHPNGGVKEQVAGLYAQRLAEQGYITITADAAYQGASGGMPRSVDKPANRIEDIHGMADYISQYPGVDTARLGLLGICGGGGYSLVAAETDKRFKSIATISMFNSGLVRRNGMQDSQLDTIQQRLQQASEARAQEAAGGEVLYSGDANLTVEQIAKLPFALYRQGYEYYWKTHAHPNSTFKYTTSSLLDLMSFDVTDHINLINKPLLMIAGTKADTLYMTEDAFAKATGTKDKELFLIEGATHIETYWVPKYVDQAMQKLDVFFDKNI, from the coding sequence ATGCTACTCACGGCAATGGCTGGAGTGACCTCAGTCAATGCGGCTGATTACAAAAAAAATCCATTCACTCTCGTCTATAACGGAGCCATCACCGAGAACGTCAAAGGTAAGGTCAACATTCACCCAGTGAAATACGATCTGCATGGCATCCAGATTGCGGCGAATGTCTATACCCCTGCTAACTACGATCCCGCAAAAAAATATCCTGCCGTGGTGGTTGCACATCCTAATGGCGGCGTAAAAGAACAGGTCGCCGGGTTGTATGCCCAGCGTCTCGCCGAGCAGGGCTACATCACTATTACCGCCGACGCGGCTTATCAGGGTGCCAGCGGTGGGATGCCTCGCAGCGTGGATAAACCCGCTAATCGCATTGAGGATATCCACGGCATGGCTGACTACATCAGTCAGTATCCTGGTGTAGATACCGCCCGCCTTGGTCTGCTGGGTATTTGCGGAGGCGGCGGGTATTCACTTGTTGCGGCTGAAACTGACAAGCGGTTCAAATCGATAGCAACCATCAGCATGTTTAATTCAGGCCTTGTGCGCCGCAATGGTATGCAGGATTCACAGCTGGATACTATCCAGCAGCGTCTTCAGCAGGCTTCTGAGGCACGTGCTCAGGAAGCCGCCGGAGGAGAAGTGCTTTACTCCGGCGATGCCAACCTGACTGTTGAACAGATTGCTAAATTACCCTTTGCCTTATATCGCCAGGGCTACGAGTACTACTGGAAAACCCACGCGCATCCGAACTCCACGTTTAAATACACCACCAGCAGTCTGCTGGATTTGATGAGCTTTGACGTAACGGACCATATCAATCTCATCAATAAACCGCTGCTGATGATTGCCGGTACAAAAGCGGATACGCTCTATATGACTGAAGATGCGTTCGCGAAAGCCACAGGTACGAAGGACAAAGAACTCTTCCTGATCGAGGGCGCTACCCATATCGAGACGTATTGGGTGCCAAAATACGTTGACCAGGCAATGCAAAAGTTAGACGTCTTCTTCGATAAAAATATTTAG
- a CDS encoding cupin domain-containing protein, which produces MIGHLRYLGLLLPFFTFSSWAAEQNPADHIAPAGSQNAVFGPAENFTGRVRVDPLFKPDNDIPVSGAYVTFEPGARSAWHTHPAGQRLIVTSGVGLTQQEGQPVQVIRAGDVVSCPAGVKHWHGAAPGSAMTHLAITGIVDGKSVNWMEKVTDEQYHAH; this is translated from the coding sequence ATGATCGGACATTTACGTTACCTCGGGCTGTTACTGCCCTTCTTCACATTTTCATCCTGGGCAGCGGAGCAAAATCCCGCTGACCATATCGCCCCTGCAGGAAGTCAGAACGCGGTGTTCGGGCCAGCCGAGAACTTTACCGGTCGTGTCAGGGTTGATCCTCTCTTCAAACCGGATAACGACATCCCTGTTTCCGGGGCTTATGTCACGTTTGAACCCGGCGCTCGTTCCGCCTGGCATACGCATCCGGCAGGTCAGCGGCTGATTGTGACCTCGGGTGTTGGGCTCACCCAACAAGAAGGCCAGCCGGTGCAGGTTATCCGCGCCGGTGACGTTGTCTCTTGCCCGGCGGGCGTCAAACACTGGCACGGGGCGGCACCCGGCAGCGCGATGACGCATCTGGCGATAACCGGGATTGTGGATGGCAAAAGCGTTAACTGGATGGAGAAAGTGACAGATGAACAATACCACGCCCATTAA
- a CDS encoding XdhC family protein — protein MPQLFNLADDLRRTPERAFLTDDSREILRFAIETLMSGQQAALVMLTEIRGGAARSLGAQMVVREDGQYCGFVSGGCVEAAAAFEALDVIATGEDREVRYGQGSPWFDIVLPCGGGITLSIHKLRSVQPLLAVLNRLEQRQPAGLRYTPKTQTLTFLPAPTLTGWHNQSIEIGFHPCVRVLIHGGSIEAQATAELAAAAGYDICHFDPCSGTPASQIDADTAVILLWHDLHRELPVLQAARDAKPFYIGALGSQRTHMQRRQKLSELGWREEEIDRIKAPIGIFPKARDARTLALSVLADVAAARLRQDEN, from the coding sequence ATGCCCCAACTTTTTAATCTGGCAGACGATCTGCGCCGGACGCCGGAACGGGCGTTTCTGACCGACGACAGCCGGGAGATATTGCGCTTCGCGATAGAGACCCTGATGTCCGGCCAGCAGGCGGCGCTGGTGATGCTGACGGAGATACGCGGCGGCGCGGCGCGATCCCTGGGGGCGCAGATGGTGGTGCGTGAGGATGGCCAGTACTGTGGCTTCGTCTCCGGGGGCTGCGTCGAAGCGGCGGCGGCCTTTGAGGCGCTGGACGTCATCGCGACAGGAGAGGATCGCGAGGTGCGTTACGGTCAGGGCTCGCCCTGGTTCGACATTGTCCTGCCCTGCGGGGGTGGGATCACGCTGTCGATTCATAAGCTGCGTTCGGTGCAGCCGCTGTTGGCGGTGCTGAACCGCCTTGAGCAGCGCCAGCCTGCCGGGTTGCGCTACACGCCAAAGACGCAGACGCTCACCTTCCTGCCTGCGCCAACCCTCACCGGCTGGCATAACCAGAGTATCGAGATTGGTTTCCACCCCTGCGTGCGGGTGCTGATCCACGGAGGTTCTATCGAAGCGCAGGCGACGGCGGAACTTGCGGCAGCCGCCGGGTATGACATCTGCCACTTCGACCCCTGCTCCGGTACCCCTGCTTCGCAAATTGATGCTGACACGGCGGTGATCCTGCTGTGGCACGATCTTCACCGGGAGCTGCCCGTCCTGCAGGCGGCACGCGATGCGAAACCGTTTTACATCGGCGCGCTGGGCAGCCAGCGAACCCACATGCAGCGGCGGCAAAAGCTCAGCGAGCTGGGCTGGCGGGAGGAAGAGATCGACCGCATCAAGGCCCCGATCGGCATCTTCCCGAAAGCCCGGGATGCCCGCACCCTCGCCCTGTCCGTTCTGGCAGACGTGGCTGCTGCGCGCCTGCGTCAGGACGAAAATTAA
- a CDS encoding carboxymuconolactone decarboxylase family protein → MNNTTPIKALAASVLLTFGFGLAAHAAPVNKGASEMNHEKTVSDTLSASQQAIPLIAASTASSQMDKLNAALNQGLDAGLTINETKEILVQLYAYTGFPRSLNALSELMKVVEARKQRGIKDVEGKEPVAPIPVGDELRRVGTANQTKISGTPVQGPLFDFAPVINQFLQTHLFGDIFARDNLDWQSRELATVGALAATPGVEAQLLSHTRASMRVGLTAAQLRQLAQVLREHGESDAATRAEKALQQALANN, encoded by the coding sequence ATGAACAATACCACGCCCATTAAAGCATTAGCGGCATCGGTACTGCTGACCTTTGGTTTTGGTCTCGCGGCACATGCTGCGCCCGTCAATAAAGGAGCCTCAGAAATGAACCACGAAAAAACGGTTTCAGATACGCTGTCAGCCAGCCAACAGGCTATCCCGTTGATAGCGGCATCGACGGCCAGCAGTCAGATGGATAAGCTGAATGCAGCCCTGAATCAGGGTCTTGACGCCGGGCTCACAATAAACGAAACCAAAGAGATTCTCGTCCAGCTTTATGCCTATACGGGCTTCCCCCGTAGCCTGAATGCGCTTAGTGAACTGATGAAGGTCGTCGAAGCACGTAAACAACGTGGTATCAAAGACGTTGAGGGTAAAGAACCCGTTGCCCCGATCCCTGTTGGGGATGAGCTTCGCCGTGTCGGTACCGCAAACCAGACTAAAATCTCAGGTACTCCCGTCCAGGGTCCGCTGTTTGATTTTGCCCCGGTCATTAACCAGTTCCTGCAAACGCACCTTTTCGGCGACATTTTCGCCCGCGATAACCTCGACTGGCAAAGCCGCGAACTGGCAACGGTTGGCGCATTAGCCGCCACCCCAGGCGTTGAAGCCCAGCTGTTATCCCATACGCGAGCCAGCATGCGGGTCGGCCTGACGGCAGCGCAGCTGCGCCAGCTGGCACAGGTTCTGCGTGAACATGGCGAAAGTGATGCAGCAACGCGAGCTGAAAAGGCGCTGCAGCAGGCGCTCGCAAACAATTAG
- a CDS encoding TetR family transcriptional regulator yields the protein MNKNTTDTREKILATAEQLIYQNGIHATGMDLLVKTSGVARKSIYRYFANKDEVAAAALNARDVRWMEWFRAECDKADTPQERILNMFTVLKEWFESEGYRGCAFINTAGEVGDSADPVRQIARLHKQKILDYALELTGQLNIEHASSLARQLLLLIEGAITMSRVMGDYSAADDAKNIAQLLLKQVS from the coding sequence ATGAACAAAAACACGACTGATACCCGAGAAAAAATTCTCGCGACCGCTGAACAGCTCATTTACCAGAACGGTATTCATGCCACCGGTATGGATCTGCTTGTAAAGACTTCAGGTGTGGCGCGCAAAAGTATTTATCGCTATTTCGCCAACAAAGACGAAGTGGCGGCAGCAGCGCTGAACGCACGAGATGTTCGCTGGATGGAATGGTTCAGGGCTGAGTGCGACAAAGCGGATACGCCGCAGGAACGCATCCTGAATATGTTCACCGTGCTCAAAGAATGGTTTGAGTCAGAAGGCTACCGCGGGTGCGCATTTATTAATACTGCGGGGGAAGTGGGTGATAGTGCCGATCCCGTTCGCCAGATTGCCAGACTGCATAAACAGAAAATACTGGATTACGCGCTTGAACTTACCGGACAGTTGAATATTGAGCACGCCTCATCCCTGGCAAGGCAGTTGCTGTTATTGATTGAAGGTGCCATCACCATGTCACGTGTTATGGGCGATTACAGCGCCGCAGATGATGCCAAAAATATTGCTCAGCTATTACTGAAACAGGTCTCATAA
- a CDS encoding nitroreductase yields MSTQEPTFSEVVKNRYSARAFLPSPIPSDILKDILLEAQCAPSNCNTQPWSLHIAAGDKLRELSHALTEALRAGNYSLDFTFDKEAYPEPFRQRASEQGRSYYQALGVARGDNLSRSEVVERNVRFFGAPHVALLFIPAVGDNVRVASDAGMYAQTFLLSLAARGYAGVPQAVLSYFAQTVRRLLNVPEGFRLLYGISFGSPDKTHPSLSYREGRVSLDESVVWHQ; encoded by the coding sequence ATGAGTACGCAAGAGCCAACATTTAGTGAGGTAGTAAAAAACAGATACTCGGCTAGAGCCTTTCTTCCATCTCCCATCCCCAGCGATATCCTCAAAGACATTTTGCTCGAAGCGCAATGCGCACCATCCAACTGCAATACTCAGCCCTGGTCCCTGCATATCGCTGCAGGAGATAAACTTCGTGAACTAAGCCATGCGCTGACGGAAGCTCTGAGAGCTGGGAACTACAGTCTTGATTTTACCTTTGATAAAGAAGCTTATCCCGAGCCATTCAGGCAACGGGCTTCGGAGCAGGGGCGCTCGTACTATCAGGCACTGGGCGTTGCGCGGGGGGATAACTTAAGTCGCTCAGAAGTGGTCGAGCGTAATGTGAGATTTTTCGGCGCGCCTCATGTTGCCCTGCTGTTCATTCCTGCTGTAGGGGACAACGTTCGCGTAGCCTCGGACGCCGGTATGTATGCGCAGACATTCCTGCTTTCCTTGGCTGCCCGCGGTTACGCAGGTGTTCCACAGGCAGTGCTGAGTTATTTTGCCCAAACGGTGCGTAGACTATTGAATGTTCCTGAAGGTTTCAGGCTGCTTTACGGTATTTCATTTGGGAGCCCAGATAAAACGCATCCCTCCCTGAGTTACAGGGAAGGACGGGTATCTCTGGACGAAAGTGTCGTCTGGCATCAATAA
- a CDS encoding alpha/beta hydrolase yields MHYRYQQSGDVNVFYREAGDPAAPVLLMLHGFAGSSFMFRDLIAQLADRYHLIAPDLPAFGFTEAPARGEYAYTFDQLAKTIGQFVEALNLDSYALMVHDYGAPVGWRLALAHPQRVTALISQNGNAYEEGLGEAWAPIQKYWREPTSENRRSLSEFPTPASIKWQYLEGVADQSLVSPDGYTLEGIQVLRPGNAEIQLDLLLDYASNVKMYPLFQHYFRQYQPPLLAVWGKNDPFFMAAGAEAWKRDLPEAEIRFYDTGHFALETHAQEIGIDVRDFLDRHVRQSN; encoded by the coding sequence ATCCATTACCGCTATCAACAGTCAGGCGATGTTAACGTTTTCTACCGGGAAGCAGGCGATCCGGCAGCACCTGTATTGCTGATGCTTCACGGCTTCGCGGGCTCATCATTTATGTTTCGTGACCTTATTGCCCAGCTGGCCGATCGGTATCATCTCATCGCGCCAGATTTACCGGCCTTTGGTTTTACCGAGGCGCCAGCACGAGGTGAATATGCGTATACCTTTGACCAGCTTGCTAAGACCATTGGGCAGTTTGTCGAAGCGCTCAATCTCGATAGCTATGCTCTGATGGTCCACGACTACGGGGCACCAGTCGGATGGCGTCTGGCGTTAGCCCATCCGCAGCGCGTGACAGCCCTTATTTCCCAGAATGGCAATGCCTACGAAGAGGGCCTGGGAGAGGCCTGGGCACCTATCCAGAAATACTGGCGCGAACCCACTTCTGAAAACCGACGTTCGCTGAGTGAATTCCCGACGCCAGCTTCAATCAAATGGCAGTATCTGGAAGGCGTTGCCGATCAGAGTCTGGTTTCACCTGATGGTTATACGCTTGAAGGGATACAGGTATTACGGCCGGGTAATGCGGAGATACAGCTGGATCTGTTACTGGATTATGCTTCTAACGTGAAGATGTACCCCCTGTTTCAGCACTATTTCCGCCAGTATCAGCCTCCGTTATTAGCCGTATGGGGAAAAAACGATCCGTTTTTCATGGCGGCGGGAGCAGAAGCCTGGAAACGTGATCTGCCTGAAGCTGAAATACGCTTTTATGACACCGGCCACTTCGCACTTGAAACGCATGCTCAAGAGATAGGTATCGACGTGCGTGATTTTCTTGACCGGCATGTCCGCCAGTCAAATTAA
- a CDS encoding nuclear transport factor 2 family protein, which yields MSDAQIRPPLPPFTLESAIEKVRLAEDGWNSRDAEKVSLAYSLDTKWRNRAEFANNREEAKGFLERKWKKELEYRLIKELWAFGGNRIAVRYAYEWRDDSGNWFRSYGNENWEFGEDGLMQRRFACINDMRIKESERKYHWPLGRRPDDYPGLSELGL from the coding sequence ATGTCTGATGCACAAATTCGTCCACCGCTTCCGCCGTTTACCCTTGAATCAGCGATTGAAAAAGTAAGGCTTGCTGAAGATGGCTGGAACAGCCGCGATGCTGAAAAGGTCTCGCTGGCCTATTCTCTGGATACCAAATGGCGTAACCGCGCAGAATTTGCCAATAATCGCGAAGAAGCCAAAGGATTCCTTGAGCGCAAATGGAAAAAGGAACTTGAGTACCGTCTTATTAAAGAATTATGGGCCTTTGGCGGCAACCGCATTGCGGTCCGATATGCCTACGAGTGGCGCGATGATTCAGGTAACTGGTTCCGTTCTTACGGCAACGAGAACTGGGAATTCGGCGAAGATGGTCTGATGCAACGTCGTTTCGCGTGCATCAATGATATGCGCATCAAGGAAAGCGAGCGCAAGTACCACTGGCCGCTGGGGCGTCGTCCGGACGATTATCCAGGGTTATCAGAGCTGGGCCTGTAA
- a CDS encoding multidrug effflux MFS transporter, which translates to MLNQQAQTQSTTANKTGLSFLLILSALMAVTSLSTDIYLPAMPVMAKDLQGDAELTITGFLIGFCIAQLIWGPISDRYGRRLPLFIGLGLFIVGSVGCALSTDIVQIVFWRVFQALGACTGPMLARAMIRDLFSRTRAAQMLSTLMIIMAIAPIAGPLIGGQMIKVTSWHAIFWLLAIIGTLMLISLFWLPETLPAEKRSQASVTRAFHNYYALLTNARYMRFTLCLTFYYVAAYAFITGSPFVYITYFGVDPQHYGWLFAVNIVGLMAVSMVNRRLVHRYPLEALLRNAVFIAAIAAIVLAVTTGLGVGGITVIVGAVFVFFSMNGIIAATSTACALDAVPNVAGSASALMGALQYGSGIISSLLLALFSDGTPWTMGWIIALFTAASALMALTVQIKK; encoded by the coding sequence ATGCTTAATCAACAGGCACAAACACAGTCGACTACAGCTAACAAAACAGGTCTCTCGTTTCTACTCATTCTCAGCGCCCTGATGGCTGTGACCTCTTTATCAACCGACATCTATCTTCCAGCTATGCCTGTCATGGCCAAAGATTTGCAGGGTGACGCAGAGCTGACAATCACAGGGTTCCTTATCGGTTTTTGCATTGCACAACTGATTTGGGGACCGATTAGCGATCGTTATGGTCGTCGACTGCCGCTGTTTATCGGTTTAGGTCTATTCATCGTCGGCTCGGTGGGCTGCGCGTTATCAACAGATATCGTGCAAATAGTCTTCTGGCGTGTTTTTCAGGCGTTAGGTGCCTGTACCGGGCCGATGCTGGCACGAGCAATGATCCGTGACCTGTTTAGCCGCACTCGTGCAGCACAAATGCTTTCGACACTGATGATAATCATGGCCATCGCGCCGATTGCCGGGCCCCTGATCGGCGGGCAGATGATTAAAGTCACCTCATGGCATGCCATTTTCTGGCTGCTGGCGATTATCGGAACATTAATGCTGATTTCTTTATTCTGGTTGCCGGAGACATTACCTGCTGAAAAACGCTCGCAAGCCTCCGTAACCAGAGCATTTCACAACTATTATGCCTTGCTCACCAACGCCAGATACATGCGGTTTACTTTGTGCCTGACCTTCTACTATGTTGCAGCCTACGCCTTTATCACCGGTTCTCCGTTTGTTTACATCACGTACTTCGGCGTTGACCCGCAGCATTACGGTTGGCTGTTTGCAGTAAACATTGTTGGACTGATGGCGGTGAGCATGGTCAACAGACGCCTGGTTCACCGCTATCCACTGGAAGCGTTGCTCAGGAATGCCGTATTCATCGCCGCTATTGCGGCAATCGTGCTGGCGGTCACGACCGGCCTGGGTGTCGGTGGAATTACCGTGATTGTCGGCGCTGTGTTCGTATTCTTCTCCATGAATGGCATCATCGCTGCTACGTCCACAGCTTGCGCACTTGACGCAGTGCCTAATGTTGCAGGCTCCGCGTCGGCGCTAATGGGCGCGTTACAATACGGCAGTGGCATCATCTCTTCACTTCTTCTTGCCCTGTTCAGTGATGGCACACCATGGACGATGGGCTGGATAATTGCGTTGTTTACAGCAGCCAGCGCCCTGATGGCACTGACCGTTCAGATAAAAAAATAA